In Kineococcus sp. NBC_00420, a single genomic region encodes these proteins:
- a CDS encoding NAD(P)H-dependent glycerol-3-phosphate dehydrogenase, with protein sequence MHVAVLGSGAWGTTVAGILATNATSVGLWCRRPELAERIRRSGANQEYLPGIALSPRIRASSSVAEVVAGASLVVLAVPLQQLRSWLLEWLPELPRVPVVNLAKGVETATGLFGSEVVADVLDPVHVLALSGPNLALEIARGQPAATVVACADPAVAARVAGWCSTPAFHAHPLTDVIGVDVAGAFKNVVALAVGMVEGAGLGANARAAVTTLGLTETASLGSRLGGRLETFLGLAGAGDLVATSTSTLSRNHRVGVALGQGLPLAEAVGRAGGTAEGVATAPALLRRDPDLPFVRDVVAVLEGRRSPVETVSRLLSVS encoded by the coding sequence ATGCATGTCGCCGTCCTCGGGTCCGGAGCGTGGGGGACGACCGTCGCCGGGATCCTCGCGACCAACGCCACCAGCGTGGGGTTGTGGTGCCGGCGGCCGGAACTCGCCGAGCGGATCCGCAGGTCGGGGGCCAACCAGGAGTACCTGCCGGGGATCGCGCTGTCCCCCCGGATCCGGGCGAGTTCCTCCGTCGCCGAGGTCGTCGCCGGGGCGTCGTTGGTGGTGCTGGCGGTTCCGTTGCAGCAGTTGCGGTCCTGGCTCCTCGAGTGGCTCCCGGAGTTGCCCCGGGTTCCCGTCGTGAACCTCGCCAAGGGCGTCGAGACGGCGACCGGGTTGTTCGGTTCCGAGGTCGTCGCCGACGTCCTGGACCCGGTGCACGTCCTGGCGTTGTCCGGTCCGAACCTGGCCCTCGAGATCGCCCGCGGGCAACCCGCCGCGACGGTCGTGGCCTGCGCCGATCCGGCCGTCGCCGCGCGGGTGGCCGGCTGGTGCAGCACACCCGCCTTCCACGCCCACCCGCTGACCGACGTCATCGGTGTCGACGTGGCGGGCGCGTTCAAGAACGTCGTCGCGCTGGCCGTCGGGATGGTCGAGGGGGCCGGGCTGGGCGCGAACGCCCGGGCCGCGGTGACGACGTTGGGGTTGACCGAGACCGCGTCGCTGGGGAGCCGCCTGGGCGGGCGGTTGGAGACGTTCCTGGGACTCGCCGGCGCCGGGGACCTGGTGGCGACCAGCACGTCGACGTTGTCCCGCAACCACCGGGTGGGCGTCGCGTTGGGGCAGGGTCTGCCGCTGGCGGAGGCAGTGGGGCGGGCCGGCGGGACCGCCGAGGGGGTGGCCACGGCGCCCGCGCTGCTGCGGCGCGACCCGGACCTGCCGTTCGTGCGGGACGTGGTGGCGGTGCTGGAGGGTCGGCGGTCACCGGTGGAGACGGTGTCCCGGTTGTTGTCGGTGAGTTAG
- a CDS encoding TrmH family RNA methyltransferase gives MPRIVLEDLTDPQHAGFLRDYTHLKDVQLRARREPAEGLFLAEGVEVIRRALAAGHVPRSFLLSEARYSDLVNVLPEDATVFVAPVEAFAELTGVDLHRGAIASMQRPPVRSVASLLASLPAGPSRLVVLEDIVDHTNIGAIFRSVAAFGVDGVVVSPRCADPLYRRSVRVSMGTVLHLPWARAGSWPGDLTLLREAGFTVAALALSDDSVDLGSFAAPDRLALLLGTEGDGLSRRAVSGADVVVQIPMDPRVDSLNVAAASAVALWETRRA, from the coding sequence GTGCCGCGGATCGTGTTGGAAGACCTCACCGATCCGCAGCACGCGGGTTTCCTGCGTGACTACACCCACCTCAAGGACGTGCAGCTGCGCGCACGCCGTGAACCGGCGGAGGGGTTGTTCCTCGCCGAGGGCGTCGAGGTGATCCGCCGGGCGCTGGCCGCGGGACACGTGCCGCGCTCGTTCCTGCTCTCCGAGGCCCGCTACTCCGACCTCGTGAACGTGCTGCCCGAGGACGCGACGGTGTTCGTGGCCCCGGTGGAGGCGTTCGCCGAGCTGACCGGGGTGGACCTGCACCGCGGGGCCATCGCGTCCATGCAACGGCCCCCGGTCCGGTCGGTGGCCTCGTTGCTGGCCTCGCTGCCTGCGGGCCCGTCGCGGCTCGTGGTGCTCGAGGACATCGTCGACCACACCAACATCGGCGCGATCTTCCGGTCCGTGGCCGCGTTCGGCGTGGACGGGGTGGTCGTCAGTCCGCGCTGCGCGGACCCGCTGTACCGGCGCAGCGTGCGGGTGTCGATGGGTACCGTCCTGCACCTGCCCTGGGCCCGGGCCGGCTCCTGGCCGGGGGACCTCACACTGCTGCGCGAGGCGGGGTTCACCGTCGCGGCGCTGGCGCTGTCGGACGACTCCGTCGACCTCGGTTCCTTCGCCGCGCCGGACCGGTTGGCGTTGCTGCTGGGGACGGAGGGCGACGGGCTGAGCCGGCGGGCGGTGTCCGGGGCCGACGTGGTGGTCCAGATCCCGATGGATCCGCGGGTGGACAGCCTCAACGTGGCCGCCGCGAGCGCGGTGGCGTTGTGGGAGACGCGGCGGGCGTAG
- a CDS encoding methyl-accepting chemotaxis protein, whose amino-acid sequence MAGSPRKGGSLTSGIVGAAGCMGVVALALGVTGAVTAQGQADQFQRLRDDALVRLDTVHSVELLNEQVSTLALSVQFLPGASTLAPDLQTATTDRAAAVTKLQGLTSGSDAELSADLATQLSTMTTQGGALLTAKDDASRAAAAAYNTAQTAFRKDAKVLLEHASASVEAVVTESQHRARTALLTTLLLLAGGFAVCIAVTTHVVRRVRGDANRIAAVAEALDQGDLTVSSGIQRGDELGRMAAALDHAIARLRQEFSSVAAGAESLGRSSRALAQASSESAVASDRAGSEVRSVSGDISSVSTNLQAVSAGSEQMGAAIREISASAAEATGVAAHAVQVAEDTTATVARLGESSAEIGNVVKVITAIAEQTNLLALNATIEAARAGEMGKGFAVVAGEVKELAQQTARATEDISKRVATIQSDTTGAVTAISSISEVIARINDLQTTIASAVEEQTATTSEMSRSIGDAAHGAERITSGIDGVSAATDATDRSVVATRTAADEVSGVSEQLRALVGRFRL is encoded by the coding sequence ATGGCGGGTTCCCCGCGCAAGGGTGGTTCCCTGACCTCTGGCATCGTCGGGGCGGCAGGGTGCATGGGCGTGGTGGCCCTCGCCCTCGGGGTGACCGGTGCGGTGACCGCGCAGGGGCAGGCCGACCAGTTCCAGCGGTTGCGTGACGACGCGCTCGTCCGCCTGGACACCGTCCACTCGGTGGAACTGCTCAACGAGCAGGTCAGCACGCTCGCCCTCAGCGTCCAGTTCCTGCCCGGCGCCTCGACGTTGGCCCCGGACCTGCAGACGGCCACCACCGACCGCGCCGCCGCGGTGACGAAGCTCCAGGGACTCACCAGCGGCTCCGACGCCGAACTGTCCGCCGACCTCGCGACCCAGCTGTCGACGATGACGACGCAGGGCGGTGCGCTCCTCACCGCGAAGGACGACGCGAGCCGTGCGGCGGCGGCGGCCTACAACACCGCGCAGACGGCGTTCCGCAAGGACGCCAAGGTGCTGCTCGAGCACGCCTCCGCCTCCGTCGAGGCGGTCGTGACCGAGAGTCAGCACCGGGCCCGCACCGCGTTGCTGACCACCCTGCTCCTGCTCGCGGGCGGGTTCGCCGTCTGCATCGCTGTCACGACGCACGTCGTGCGCCGGGTGCGCGGTGATGCCAACCGGATCGCTGCGGTCGCCGAGGCCCTGGACCAGGGCGACCTGACCGTCTCCTCCGGCATCCAGCGGGGCGACGAGCTGGGCCGGATGGCCGCTGCTCTCGACCACGCCATCGCCCGGCTGCGTCAGGAGTTCTCCTCCGTCGCCGCCGGCGCGGAGAGCCTGGGACGTTCCTCGCGGGCCCTGGCCCAGGCGTCGTCGGAGTCCGCCGTGGCCTCCGACCGGGCGGGGTCGGAGGTGCGCTCGGTCTCGGGTGACATCTCCTCGGTGTCGACGAACCTGCAGGCCGTCTCGGCGGGTTCGGAGCAGATGGGTGCGGCGATCCGTGAGATCTCCGCCTCCGCCGCGGAGGCCACCGGGGTTGCGGCGCACGCGGTTCAGGTCGCGGAGGACACCACCGCGACCGTCGCCCGCCTCGGGGAGAGTTCCGCGGAGATCGGCAACGTCGTGAAGGTCATCACCGCGATCGCGGAGCAGACGAACCTGCTGGCGCTGAACGCGACGATCGAGGCGGCGCGGGCGGGTGAGATGGGCAAGGGGTTCGCCGTGGTGGCCGGTGAGGTGAAGGAACTCGCCCAGCAGACGGCCCGGGCGACGGAGGACATCTCCAAGCGGGTCGCGACGATCCAGTCCGACACGACCGGTGCGGTGACGGCGATCTCCTCGATCAGCGAGGTCATCGCGCGGATCAACGACCTGCAGACGACCATCGCCTCGGCGGTGGAGGAGCAGACCGCGACGACGTCGGAGATGTCGCGTTCCATCGGTGACGCCGCCCACGGTGCGGAGCGCATCACCTCCGGCATCGACGGGGTGTCGGCGGCGACGGACGCCACGGATCGTTCGGTCGTGGCGACCCGGACCGCCGCGGATGAGGTGTCGGGTGTGTCGGAGCAGCTGCGCGCGCTGGTGGGTCGTTTCCGCCTCTGA
- a CDS encoding putative bifunctional diguanylate cyclase/phosphodiesterase, with protein MSRWPWSARHLAGDDVRTRVVPWAVVSPLVVVGVVALVQVAVDGLPTLSGLLTALAGGIVAAALLLVLSLQTANRLDTEGRSRQVELDAAMRQALHDPLTDLGNRQLFTDRLQHALARRGSKTCAVLYLDLDGFKTVNDTHGHAVGDIVLVEVSQRLRTAVRPEDTVARFGGDEFAVLCEDLTDELNASRIADRVVSSISDRPIDFGEGHKLNITPSVGIALARDEADASKLLRRADAALYRAKEGGKARSELFDERMQAQAVDAMQTEDDLALAVEQGQLRLHYQPIIDLRDGHVQGVEALLRWQHPRRGLLQPIDFVPVAERSGLIIEIGKWVIAEAWRTLEEWYSTIEDCQLTIAVNVSRRQLANAELLDAVAANQPTGPAGNALLVEVSEDLLVADANAGFSTLHALRMMGVRIAVDDFGAGVSSLKHLQSMPIDHVKVDRHFIAGLGRHRQDEAVVAGIIGMAKNMGVGVVAEGVESHEQLEALRRLGCDAAQGFLLGRPNPEVREVIDLPPSPRRELDASANGVVPTPVAG; from the coding sequence ATGAGCCGTTGGCCCTGGTCGGCCCGGCACCTGGCCGGAGACGACGTACGCACCCGCGTCGTCCCGTGGGCCGTCGTCTCCCCCCTCGTCGTCGTCGGCGTCGTCGCCCTCGTGCAGGTCGCCGTCGACGGACTACCCACCCTCTCCGGACTCCTCACGGCGCTCGCCGGCGGGATCGTGGCCGCAGCCCTGCTGCTCGTGCTCTCCCTGCAGACCGCGAACCGCCTCGACACCGAGGGACGCAGCCGGCAGGTGGAGCTCGACGCCGCCATGCGCCAGGCCCTGCACGACCCGCTGACCGACCTCGGCAACCGGCAGTTGTTCACCGACCGGCTGCAGCACGCGCTGGCCCGTCGTGGTTCCAAGACCTGCGCCGTCCTCTACCTCGACCTCGACGGGTTCAAGACGGTCAACGACACCCACGGCCACGCCGTCGGGGACATCGTCCTCGTCGAGGTGTCGCAGCGGTTGCGGACCGCCGTCCGTCCCGAGGACACCGTCGCCCGGTTCGGGGGGGACGAGTTCGCCGTCCTCTGCGAGGACCTGACCGACGAGCTCAACGCGAGCCGCATCGCCGACCGCGTCGTGAGTTCCATCTCCGACCGCCCGATCGACTTCGGCGAGGGCCACAAGCTCAATATCACGCCCAGCGTCGGGATCGCCCTGGCCCGCGACGAGGCCGACGCGTCGAAGCTGCTGCGCCGCGCCGACGCCGCGCTGTACCGGGCGAAGGAGGGCGGCAAGGCGCGGTCGGAACTCTTCGACGAACGCATGCAGGCCCAGGCCGTCGACGCCATGCAGACCGAGGACGACCTCGCTCTCGCCGTCGAACAGGGACAGCTGCGGCTGCACTACCAGCCGATCATCGACCTGCGCGACGGTCACGTGCAGGGGGTCGAGGCGTTGCTGCGCTGGCAGCACCCGCGACGAGGTCTGTTGCAGCCCATCGACTTCGTTCCCGTGGCGGAACGCAGCGGGCTGATCATCGAGATCGGGAAGTGGGTCATCGCCGAGGCGTGGCGGACCCTCGAGGAGTGGTACTCCACGATCGAGGACTGCCAGCTGACGATCGCGGTGAACGTGTCCCGTCGGCAGCTGGCGAACGCGGAACTCCTCGACGCCGTGGCTGCCAACCAACCGACCGGTCCGGCGGGCAACGCGCTCCTCGTCGAGGTGAGCGAGGACCTCCTCGTCGCCGACGCGAACGCGGGTTTCTCGACCCTGCACGCGCTGCGGATGATGGGGGTCCGCATCGCCGTCGACGACTTCGGCGCCGGGGTGTCCTCGCTGAAGCACCTGCAGTCGATGCCCATCGACCACGTGAAGGTCGACCGGCACTTCATCGCCGGCCTCGGCCGGCACCGTCAGGACGAGGCCGTCGTCGCCGGCATCATCGGCATGGCCAAGAACATGGGCGTCGGTGTCGTCGCCGAGGGTGTGGAATCGCACGAACAGCTGGAAGCGCTGCGCCGTCTCGGGTGCGATGCCGCGCAGGGCTTCCTGCTGGGTCGCCCGAACCCGGAGGTGCGGGAGGTCATCGATCTGCCGCCGTCACCGCGGCGCGAGCTGGACGCCAGCGCCAACGGCGTCGTCCCGACGCCCGTCGCGGGCTGA